In a single window of the Nitrospirota bacterium genome:
- a CDS encoding TIGR00730 family Rossman fold protein, which yields MKRICVFCGSREGNRPVYTEAARAVGGLLAREGIGLVYGGGGIGLMKLLADAVLDAGGQVTGVIPHALTTQEIAHPRVTDLRVVGSMHERKALMAELSDAFIALPGGYGTLEEFCEVVTWAQLGLHRKPCGLLNVAGFYDPLLAQLDRQVTEGFLSPTMRTLVIEAKEPGQLLISIQAYRSPVTEQPIRLDQT from the coding sequence ATGAAACGGATCTGCGTCTTCTGCGGGTCCAGGGAAGGCAATAGGCCTGTCTATACGGAAGCAGCCAGGGCTGTGGGCGGCCTGCTGGCCCGCGAAGGGATCGGGCTGGTCTATGGAGGGGGTGGGATCGGGCTCATGAAACTCCTGGCCGATGCGGTCCTGGACGCAGGAGGTCAAGTGACGGGCGTCATTCCCCATGCCCTGACCACCCAGGAGATTGCCCATCCCCGCGTCACCGACCTTCGAGTCGTCGGCTCCATGCACGAACGAAAAGCCTTGATGGCGGAGCTGTCCGATGCGTTTATCGCCCTGCCCGGCGGGTACGGCACCCTGGAGGAATTCTGCGAAGTAGTCACCTGGGCGCAACTGGGCTTGCACCGGAAACCTTGCGGGCTGCTGAACGTCGCCGGGTTCTACGATCCCCTACTCGCCCAGCTCGACCGGCAAGTGACCGAAGGGTTCCTCAGCCCAACCATGCGCACCCTGGTGATCGAAGCCAAGGAGCCGGGGCAGTTACTCATCAGCATTCAGGCTTACCGGTCGCCGGTTACGGAGCAGCCCATCAGGCTAGATCAGACCTAG
- a CDS encoding PAS domain S-box protein → MACKDMKSVPLLTGVMMPFWKHRDRAAQSGRRMSWRLLALTAGVTLLACAVGAIALRFIEQRLVASAGENMALAAVEIAGKLDLLLAERYGDIHMLTVSPVLHAGNPAAMTPYLKSVQDAYPVYRWLGVTDPNGRILAATDPGSVGLDVSQASWFALVRKRGGIVVEDVAVTDGLARALAVTFAAPIRGQGGEWLGTVMTQVSLPVLEAVFAGTVMALQAQHGTAAVIEYQFLAGDGTVIADSMLREELRVNLREWALPSALLVGSGPSGYVEETHMRRGIPVITGYAKTKGLLNWGVLVRINHDDILTPIRQFLWKLALVGSAVWLPMVTLLLWTGARLQRISVQATQQAEQLTATLTSVGDGVVAAARNGSITFMNPLAEHLTGWEQKDAIGVALSKVVQIVNEETKRAIENPVANVIREGGVVSLGKRLLLITRDGKELSIEGSAAPIRDGQGALVGIVLALRDDRPRRRAEKRQASQLAVSSALVQSKTLADAAPPILRAVCETTGWDMGAVWLVEPDQPILRCETVWLAKSVPAQDFVAATCASQFQSGVGLPGRVWASGTPAWLPDVVKDPNFPRAPIAAKAGLHAAFAFPIKIGDEVLGVIEFFSREVRPLDAELLDMMADVGIKIGQFLGRLRMAEQAEESEERFRLAIDHATDAILFLNDRHIIQWSNCRTELIMGQPMEKLIGSSLMEAFACQPLARSNLAAIGLGRPVPPLMEFEIFLKDGRALWLEVTSTAVRKGEAVVGWLLVMRDQTERRRTEQMLRQSEKMASLGTLLDGVAHELNNPLFMIAGYAQLAVEELKQGRFEGLTDELSSIQEAAQRAAEIVQRTLAVSRSSGGQRQACQVNGLVQRTLDLAANDLAIHQIQIQTHLQEHLPPVLADANDVVQVLLSLITNAQQAMASAHGKGMLTVTTALAESPRSRAAAPGAEEQSAGEIGGQGDQANWIEVRIQDDGPGVAPEHQARLFEPFFTLKPAGQSRGLGLSIARRIVSELSGTVTVESEVGRGAAFIVRLPPMQDQRAEPPEPRPETQSNDRRESSDKALDCQIVSSESGEAHAQLPHETVV, encoded by the coding sequence ATGGCGTGCAAAGACATGAAGAGCGTGCCACTGCTCACAGGGGTGATGATGCCTTTCTGGAAGCACCGTGACCGAGCCGCGCAGTCCGGCCGCCGGATGTCTTGGCGGCTGCTGGCCCTGACGGCTGGGGTCACCCTCCTTGCTTGTGCGGTGGGTGCGATTGCACTGCGGTTCATCGAACAGCGGCTGGTCGCGAGCGCGGGAGAGAACATGGCCTTGGCCGCCGTCGAGATTGCCGGCAAACTAGACCTGCTTCTTGCTGAACGGTACGGCGACATTCATATGCTGACGGTATCGCCGGTCCTTCACGCAGGGAACCCGGCCGCGATGACTCCGTATCTGAAATCTGTCCAAGACGCCTATCCGGTCTATCGCTGGTTGGGGGTGACCGATCCGAACGGTCGGATTCTCGCTGCGACCGATCCCGGCAGTGTGGGGTTGGATGTGAGCCAAGCCTCATGGTTCGCGTTGGTTCGCAAAAGGGGCGGGATCGTGGTTGAGGATGTGGCCGTCACCGACGGGCTCGCCAGAGCCCTGGCCGTGACCTTCGCCGCGCCGATCCGAGGACAAGGCGGGGAATGGCTCGGCACGGTGATGACGCAAGTCAGTTTGCCGGTTCTGGAAGCCGTGTTTGCGGGCACGGTTATGGCCCTCCAGGCCCAACACGGTACAGCGGCCGTCATCGAGTATCAGTTCCTGGCCGGCGACGGTACAGTGATCGCAGATTCGATGTTACGGGAAGAACTACGGGTCAACCTCAGGGAGTGGGCGCTACCGTCGGCCCTGCTGGTGGGATCGGGCCCGTCCGGTTACGTCGAGGAAACCCATATGCGGCGCGGTATCCCGGTGATCACTGGCTACGCGAAGACCAAAGGCTTGCTGAATTGGGGCGTCCTCGTGAGGATAAACCACGATGACATCTTGACGCCGATTCGGCAGTTCCTGTGGAAACTGGCGCTCGTCGGGAGTGCCGTGTGGCTGCCGATGGTGACCCTGCTTCTTTGGACCGGCGCACGGCTCCAACGAATCTCGGTGCAGGCAACGCAACAGGCCGAGCAATTGACGGCGACCTTGACCAGTGTCGGCGACGGCGTGGTGGCTGCCGCCAGGAACGGTTCCATCACCTTTATGAATCCGCTCGCGGAGCACCTCACCGGCTGGGAACAGAAAGACGCCATTGGGGTCGCGCTCTCCAAGGTCGTTCAGATTGTCAACGAAGAGACCAAACGAGCGATCGAGAACCCGGTTGCCAACGTCATCCGAGAGGGCGGGGTCGTCTCGCTTGGCAAGCGCCTGCTGCTGATCACACGCGATGGCAAGGAACTCTCCATCGAGGGGAGCGCGGCTCCGATCAGAGACGGGCAAGGCGCGTTGGTCGGCATCGTGCTCGCCTTGCGCGACGACCGGCCGCGCCGCCGGGCGGAGAAACGACAGGCCTCGCAATTGGCCGTGAGCAGCGCGCTGGTTCAATCCAAGACCCTGGCGGATGCGGCTCCACCGATTCTGAGGGCCGTCTGCGAGACAACGGGTTGGGACATGGGTGCCGTCTGGCTCGTGGAGCCGGATCAACCGATACTCCGGTGTGAGACGGTTTGGCTGGCCAAATCGGTTCCGGCCCAGGACTTTGTCGCTGCGACCTGCGCCAGCCAGTTCCAGTCAGGGGTCGGTTTGCCCGGCCGCGTTTGGGCCAGCGGCACACCGGCCTGGCTGCCCGATGTGGTGAAGGACCCCAACTTCCCACGGGCACCGATTGCCGCGAAGGCCGGCCTGCATGCGGCGTTCGCCTTTCCGATCAAGATCGGAGACGAGGTTTTGGGCGTGATCGAATTCTTCAGTCGCGAGGTGCGTCCGCTCGATGCCGAGCTGTTGGACATGATGGCCGACGTGGGCATCAAGATCGGCCAGTTCCTCGGCCGACTGCGGATGGCCGAGCAGGCCGAAGAGAGCGAAGAACGGTTCCGGCTGGCGATTGACCATGCGACCGACGCCATTCTGTTTCTCAATGATCGGCACATTATCCAGTGGTCCAATTGCCGGACGGAACTGATCATGGGGCAGCCCATGGAAAAACTGATCGGCAGTTCCCTGATGGAGGCTTTCGCCTGCCAGCCGCTGGCCAGGTCGAACCTGGCGGCCATCGGTCTCGGTCGGCCGGTGCCCCCGCTGATGGAATTCGAGATCTTTCTCAAAGACGGCCGGGCTTTGTGGCTTGAAGTGACCAGCACCGCCGTCCGGAAGGGTGAGGCGGTCGTCGGGTGGCTGCTCGTCATGCGGGATCAAACGGAGCGGAGGCGTACCGAACAGATGCTGCGCCAGTCGGAGAAGATGGCGTCTCTCGGCACGCTGCTTGACGGCGTTGCGCACGAGTTGAACAACCCGCTCTTCATGATCGCCGGCTACGCCCAACTTGCGGTAGAAGAGCTGAAGCAGGGGCGCTTCGAGGGCTTGACGGACGAGTTGTCCTCGATCCAGGAGGCGGCCCAGCGGGCGGCTGAGATCGTGCAGCGGACCCTGGCCGTCTCCCGTTCATCCGGAGGGCAGCGGCAGGCCTGCCAGGTGAATGGGCTGGTCCAGCGGACCCTCGACCTGGCCGCCAATGATCTGGCCATCCATCAGATTCAGATACAGACGCATCTTCAGGAGCATCTTCCGCCCGTCTTGGCCGACGCCAACGATGTGGTTCAGGTCCTGTTGAGCCTGATCACCAACGCACAGCAGGCGATGGCATCGGCGCATGGGAAGGGCATGTTGACCGTGACGACGGCTCTCGCCGAATCGCCGCGTTCCCGCGCCGCCGCGCCGGGAGCAGAAGAACAGAGCGCGGGGGAGATCGGAGGGCAGGGCGACCAGGCGAACTGGATTGAAGTACGAATCCAGGACGATGGCCCCGGCGTTGCGCCGGAACACCAGGCCCGCCTGTTTGAGCCGTTCTTCACCCTGAAGCCGGCCGGCCAGTCTCGAGGGCTCGGCCTGTCGATCGCGCGCCGGATTGTGAGCGAGCTGAGCGGGACGGTGACCGTGGAGAGCGAGGTCGGCCGAGGGGCGGCGTTCATCGTCCGTCTGCCTCCGATGCAGGACCAAAGAGCGGAACCACCTGAGCCCCGACCTGAGACGCAGAGCAACGACCGTCGTGAATCCAGCGACAAGGCGTTGGACTGTCAGATTGTTTCTTCCGAAAGCGGAGAGGCGCACGCTCAGCTCCCGCATGAAACAGTGGTGTGA
- a CDS encoding response regulator produces MGKILVVDDEQMICDLLRAVLSSHGHEVLTATDGHEALTLFQQHQPSITLLDLRMPGMDGIDVLKQIRAMSPMAAVMVLTAGGNVKMENQARELGVSDFLKKGLSFDVVLGAMERSLQRSSPAAMALPAGIPNRVASVESREGATILVVDDEAMIRNLLMKFLTLRGYRVRVAQNGAEALAMVAQQQPDLVILDMYMPGMNGLDVLRELRARHYVGGAVALTASQDEKLLQQTLDLGSVDVIGKPVNLDRLELVVQVGLLVANSEPQVSGANPQRA; encoded by the coding sequence ATGGGGAAGATATTGGTGGTGGACGATGAGCAGATGATTTGCGATCTGCTGCGCGCAGTGCTCAGTTCCCACGGGCACGAGGTGCTGACGGCCACCGATGGCCATGAAGCCCTGACGCTGTTTCAGCAGCACCAACCCAGCATCACGCTGCTGGACCTCCGCATGCCCGGGATGGACGGGATCGACGTGCTGAAGCAGATCCGAGCGATGAGCCCGATGGCTGCCGTCATGGTGTTGACGGCTGGAGGAAACGTGAAGATGGAAAACCAGGCCAGGGAGTTGGGGGTGAGCGACTTTCTGAAGAAAGGGCTGTCATTCGACGTGGTGCTTGGAGCCATGGAGCGATCACTTCAGAGGTCGAGTCCTGCCGCCATGGCCCTGCCTGCCGGGATTCCTAATCGAGTGGCATCGGTGGAGAGCCGGGAGGGGGCGACCATTCTGGTGGTGGATGATGAAGCGATGATCCGTAACCTGCTGATGAAATTTCTCACCTTGCGGGGCTATCGGGTCCGCGTGGCGCAAAACGGTGCGGAGGCCCTCGCGATGGTGGCGCAACAGCAGCCCGACCTGGTCATCCTGGACATGTATATGCCCGGCATGAACGGTCTCGATGTGTTGCGCGAGCTGCGGGCTAGGCACTATGTGGGCGGGGCGGTGGCTCTGACGGCCAGCCAGGATGAGAAGCTGTTGCAGCAGACGCTTGACCTCGGATCGGTGGACGTCATTGGGAAGCCGGTGAATCTGGATCGCCTGGAATTAGTCGTGCAAGTGGGGCTGCTTGTCGCCAACTCAGAGCCACAGGTCAGCGGAGCGAACCCACAACGAGCATGA
- a CDS encoding PAS domain S-box protein yields MGSFSRRSWQPTDGLGRNSSRCRTQRDRLRMSGTGIATDSSVTVRRSRPRARQEPRVMAKDIKRVYRWLPWLIIAVTGLALFVGGLSLAFIQKRLVASAGENLASMAEDIAEKLDWFLFERYGDVQMLAQALAFRRNDPEAMAKYLMVVQQASTAYVWLAVTDRQGRIVASTEPSSVGSDRSHAGWFQAARDGLIIVLGDVEPLDEAGGGMDVVAFTAPIVSQQGQFVGVVTTRVTLTRLEEILTRTLQSFQRRQGIQGSIEYQFLTHEGLAFVDSDLRHKGLVNLLKLGLLSAQLSESGQSGFVEEEHIRLHVPVVTGYARTMGIGTFRGLDWGVLVRANRAQILAPVADVTWYVTLAGLIVLGPMTGLLLWTAKQVRMESEQTNAQLDRLKGLNRVGRALENVEGVQRTEFALPEFFQLVIETAVQLTGARYGAVGQFDESGKELVQFITTGMDETTKSRIGRLPTGRGLLGFLAQEGDVLRLKDLTRHPTFSGFPPHHPPMHSFLGVSIRSHGRLFGRIYLTEKRGADEFSEIDEQVIATLAAEAGVAIEKGLFLSQIRTAELLYRTTMIALPVSVVRLDLQGIIQFANPCFYALIQRNEADTVGRTIASVIHGEDQLDETGEMLRTAHTHGKPVTREVEWVHPTGERRVLRLCVTGMKPAAAAAAAEFVLTIEDITERKQSEASLRESEERLRQFAETIQQVFWLTTLDKNRMLYVSPAYEKIWGMTCESLYASPRAWAEAIHPDDRERVMEAALSKQVSGAYHEEYRIVRPDGSVRWILDRAFPVRDESGAVCRIIGVAEDITDRKQMEEQLRHAQKMEAMGQLAGGIAHDFNNLLTVITGNSEMLLFTLPQGDPQFESIQEIRQASERAAALTHQLLAFSRKQVIQPRRVDLNVVIAGIEAILRRLLGPIELVTRLETDLGCVKADIGQIEQVILNLAVNARDAMPKGGRLTIETTNLVLGEAGGHRHSHLHPGPYVLLVVSDNGVGMDEATQSRIFEPFFTTKPRGKGTGFGLSIVHGIIDQSGGHIEIHSQPGRGTMLTIFLPREDSVADDVYSGNQPHKIQGGNETILLVEDEDLVRSLVGDILCSNGYTVLEACHGDEALQVSREYVGSIHLLLTDVIMPDMNGGQLSKRLMPTRPEMKVLFMSGYTDSSTFHQQVWAQGGVFLQKPFTPHALTAKVREALASSKQGAGP; encoded by the coding sequence ATGGGGTCGTTCAGTCGGCGGTCCTGGCAGCCGACCGACGGATTAGGCCGGAACAGCTCCCGCTGCCGAACCCAGCGAGACAGGCTTCGCATGTCCGGAACTGGCATCGCAACGGACTCAAGCGTGACCGTACGCCGGTCCCGTCCGCGAGCCAGACAAGAGCCGAGGGTTATGGCCAAAGACATTAAGCGTGTCTACCGCTGGTTGCCGTGGCTGATCATCGCGGTGACGGGGCTGGCCTTGTTCGTCGGGGGCCTGTCCCTGGCCTTCATCCAGAAGCGCCTGGTGGCCAGCGCAGGGGAAAACCTCGCGTCGATGGCTGAGGACATCGCCGAGAAGTTGGACTGGTTTCTGTTCGAGCGGTATGGCGATGTGCAGATGCTGGCTCAGGCGCTGGCGTTCAGGAGAAACGATCCCGAAGCGATGGCCAAGTACCTCATGGTTGTGCAACAGGCGTCCACCGCCTACGTGTGGCTGGCGGTCACGGATCGGCAGGGACGGATCGTTGCGTCAACCGAACCGTCGAGCGTCGGCAGCGACCGGAGCCATGCCGGTTGGTTTCAAGCGGCACGGGATGGCCTGATCATCGTCCTCGGCGATGTCGAACCGTTGGATGAGGCAGGGGGGGGCATGGACGTGGTCGCGTTCACGGCCCCCATCGTGAGCCAGCAGGGGCAATTCGTTGGCGTTGTGACGACGCGAGTTACCCTGACCAGGCTGGAAGAGATTTTGACCCGCACACTCCAATCATTCCAGCGCAGGCAGGGAATCCAGGGCTCGATCGAATATCAGTTCTTGACGCACGAAGGCTTGGCGTTCGTTGATTCGGACCTCCGGCATAAGGGCTTGGTCAACCTCTTGAAGCTCGGCCTCCTCTCCGCGCAACTGAGCGAGTCAGGCCAGTCTGGCTTCGTGGAAGAGGAGCACATCCGGCTCCATGTGCCGGTTGTCACGGGCTATGCCAGGACCATGGGGATCGGGACCTTCAGGGGACTGGATTGGGGGGTGCTGGTCAGGGCTAACCGAGCCCAGATTCTGGCTCCTGTTGCGGATGTGACGTGGTACGTCACGTTGGCGGGGCTAATCGTCCTGGGGCCGATGACGGGCCTCCTGCTGTGGACGGCCAAGCAGGTGCGCATGGAATCCGAACAGACGAACGCGCAGCTCGATCGGCTCAAGGGGCTCAACCGCGTGGGGCGCGCGCTGGAGAATGTGGAGGGCGTGCAGAGAACTGAATTTGCGCTCCCGGAGTTTTTCCAACTGGTCATCGAAACCGCCGTGCAGCTCACCGGAGCCAGATACGGGGCGGTAGGGCAGTTCGATGAGAGCGGTAAGGAACTTGTCCAGTTCATCACGACGGGGATGGATGAGACGACGAAGAGCCGGATCGGAAGGTTGCCCACAGGGCGTGGCCTGCTCGGATTCCTGGCTCAGGAGGGGGATGTGCTCCGGTTGAAAGACCTCACCCGTCATCCTACCTTCAGCGGCTTCCCTCCGCACCATCCACCGATGCATTCGTTCCTGGGCGTCTCGATCCGCTCCCACGGACGTCTATTCGGGCGGATCTACTTGACCGAGAAGCGCGGAGCCGACGAGTTCTCGGAGATTGATGAGCAGGTGATTGCGACCCTGGCAGCCGAGGCCGGCGTGGCCATCGAGAAAGGGTTGTTCCTGAGTCAGATCCGGACGGCCGAACTGCTCTATCGGACGACGATGATCGCGCTGCCGGTGTCGGTAGTCCGCCTGGATCTGCAGGGGATCATCCAATTTGCCAATCCCTGCTTCTACGCACTCATCCAACGGAACGAGGCGGATACCGTCGGCCGGACCATTGCCTCGGTGATCCACGGTGAGGACCAGCTTGATGAGACAGGCGAGATGCTTCGGACCGCACACACGCATGGCAAGCCGGTGACGCGGGAAGTGGAGTGGGTGCACCCAACCGGCGAGCGGCGGGTCCTGCGTCTTTGCGTAACCGGCATGAAACCTGCTGCTGCTGCTGCTGCTGCTGAGTTCGTCCTCACCATCGAGGACATCACGGAGCGCAAACAGTCGGAGGCCTCCCTGCGCGAATCGGAGGAGCGACTCCGTCAGTTCGCTGAAACCATCCAGCAGGTCTTTTGGCTGACCACTTTGGATAAGAACCGGATGCTCTATGTCAGCCCGGCCTACGAGAAGATCTGGGGGATGACGTGCGAGAGCTTGTACGCCTCGCCACGGGCCTGGGCCGAGGCGATCCATCCCGATGATCGAGAGCGGGTCATGGAGGCGGCTCTGAGCAAGCAGGTCAGCGGAGCGTATCACGAGGAGTACCGGATTGTGCGGCCAGACGGATCGGTTCGCTGGATCCTGGACCGGGCCTTTCCAGTCCGGGATGAGTCGGGGGCAGTCTGTCGGATTATCGGCGTTGCAGAGGACATCACGGATCGCAAGCAGATGGAAGAGCAGTTGCGCCACGCGCAGAAAATGGAGGCGATGGGGCAACTGGCCGGCGGCATCGCCCATGACTTCAACAACCTGCTGACGGTCATCACCGGCAATAGCGAGATGTTGTTGTTCACGCTTCCGCAGGGCGATCCCCAGTTCGAGAGCATCCAGGAAATCCGTCAGGCCAGCGAGCGGGCTGCCGCGTTGACGCACCAGCTCCTGGCCTTCAGCCGCAAGCAGGTCATCCAGCCGAGAAGAGTGGATCTCAACGTCGTCATTGCCGGGATCGAGGCGATCCTGCGGCGCTTGCTCGGGCCGATCGAACTCGTGACCCGGCTGGAAACGGATCTCGGCTGTGTGAAGGCCGACATCGGGCAAATCGAGCAAGTCATTCTGAACCTGGCGGTCAATGCCCGTGATGCCATGCCGAAGGGAGGGCGACTCACTATTGAAACGACCAACCTCGTACTGGGCGAGGCTGGCGGGCATCGACACTCCCACCTCCATCCCGGTCCGTACGTGCTGCTGGTGGTCAGCGACAACGGGGTTGGGATGGACGAAGCCACGCAGTCTCGCATCTTTGAGCCCTTCTTCACCACCAAGCCAAGGGGCAAGGGCACTGGGTTTGGCCTCTCCATCGTCCATGGGATCATCGATCAGAGCGGAGGGCATATCGAGATCCACAGCCAACCCGGTCGAGGCACGATGCTCACCATCTTCTTGCCGCGTGAAGATAGCGTGGCTGATGACGTGTATTCCGGAAACCAGCCTCACAAGATTCAGGGGGGCAATGAAACCATCCTGCTGGTCGAGGACGAGGATTTGGTGCGCTCGCTCGTCGGAGACATCCTCTGCTCAAACGGCTATACGGTCTTGGAGGCATGCCACGGCGATGAGGCACTACAGGTGAGCCGCGAGTACGTCGGGTCGATCCACCTCTTGCTCACCGATGTGATCATGCCGGACATGAACGGAGGCCAGTTGAGCAAACGTCTAATGCCGACGCGTCCCGAAATGAAGGTACTGTTCATGTCAGGTTATACAGATAGCAGTACTTTCCATCAACAGGTGTGGGCCCAGGGGGGCGTCTTTCTGCAGAAGCCCTTTACGCCCCATGCACTGACAGCGAAGGTGCGCGAGGCGTTGGCTTCATCGAAACAGGGAGCCGGACCGTGA
- a CDS encoding sigma-54-dependent Fis family transcriptional regulator, translated as MSVFVSSVHEGGNGEMVIGMKLVNSDSMAPKLWWGMSHQPRDLDLIGKSAPMRALRRLMHSYAPYDVPLLLEGEEGTGKRLVAQIIHGLSPYRTGSFIAVDCSALSDMMLAVELFGCEAGFCSGLAQSLPGKLELAWGGSLLLERIELMPNWVQGRLLRVLKTKSMERLGGIKPFSVYVRIMAATTGCLSRTTAGERHKDLMNCLSGGIPLRIPPLRERRGDISLLSYHFLAMANGELGKQVEGFSPAARAALEAYSWPGNLRELYGVVQSAVLAADRRIRPEQLPLPNPARQASHVRNWHRNGLKRDRTPVPSASQTRAEGYGQRH; from the coding sequence ATGTCGGTATTCGTCTCATCAGTCCATGAGGGCGGGAATGGGGAAATGGTGATAGGTATGAAGCTGGTGAATAGTGATTCGATGGCTCCGAAGCTCTGGTGGGGCATGTCCCATCAGCCGCGCGATCTGGATCTGATCGGGAAGAGTGCTCCGATGCGGGCACTACGTCGTCTCATGCACTCCTATGCCCCGTACGATGTGCCGTTGTTGCTGGAGGGGGAAGAAGGCACGGGAAAGCGGCTCGTGGCGCAGATCATCCACGGTCTCAGCCCCTACCGTACGGGTTCCTTTATCGCCGTCGATTGCTCGGCATTGTCCGACATGATGCTGGCGGTCGAGCTGTTTGGGTGCGAGGCCGGGTTCTGTTCGGGCCTGGCGCAGAGCCTGCCGGGGAAGCTGGAATTGGCGTGGGGAGGGTCGCTGTTGTTGGAGCGCATTGAGCTGATGCCGAACTGGGTTCAGGGACGGCTGTTGCGGGTCCTAAAAACCAAATCCATGGAGCGGCTGGGAGGAATCAAGCCGTTCTCCGTGTATGTCCGCATCATGGCGGCCACCACCGGCTGCTTGAGTCGGACGACGGCAGGAGAACGCCACAAGGATCTCATGAACTGCCTGAGCGGCGGAATCCCTCTGAGGATTCCACCGCTGCGTGAGCGACGAGGCGACATCAGCCTGCTCAGTTACCATTTTCTGGCTATGGCCAACGGCGAGCTTGGGAAGCAGGTTGAGGGTTTCAGTCCCGCGGCCCGCGCGGCACTGGAAGCCTACTCGTGGCCTGGGAATCTTCGGGAACTGTATGGGGTCGTTCAGTCGGCGGTCCTGGCAGCCGACCGACGGATTAGGCCGGAACAGCTCCCGCTGCCGAACCCAGCGAGACAGGCTTCGCATGTCCGGAACTGGCATCGCAACGGACTCAAGCGTGACCGTACGCCGGTCCCGTCCGCGAGCCAGACAAGAGCCGAGGGTTATGGCCAAAGACATTAA
- a CDS encoding sigma-54-dependent Fis family transcriptional regulator, which produces MAKERILIVDDDPSIVGMLRQFLAKQGYEPLVAQSGKEAIAAVRREHPAIVLLDVRLPDANGLDLLTKQLHPELGDHRVIMMSGYGTREDAEKAVLQGAHDFLIKPIPLSRLGVMIRNCLRLNQLAQEVTDLSGGAARPAPLRELVGTSPKMLALVERIKQVAPFDVPVLILGESGTGKELVARAIHTLSPRCKGPYVAVDCGALPDTLVEAEVFGYERGAFSGADQAKPGKIEQAQGGTLLLDEIGNIPPVIQPKLLRVLQSRAVDRLGGRKPVPVDVRIISATNADIERMIAQDRFRRDLYYRLNTVTLMVPPLRDRPCDIPLLAHYTLMAASRVYRKPIRGISSEAMTLLEGYAWPGNVRELENCMKSAVILADQIVRPEHLSDQIRKPGIRAEGLSERREGLNLSQIRRQAADEAERTAIVKVLEETGGNKAEAARRFGVDYKTLFVKIRAYAIPPSKKSS; this is translated from the coding sequence ATGGCAAAAGAACGCATTCTGATCGTTGACGACGATCCGAGCATCGTGGGGATGTTGCGGCAGTTTCTCGCCAAGCAGGGCTATGAGCCGCTGGTGGCGCAATCGGGCAAGGAAGCGATCGCTGCCGTCAGGCGAGAGCATCCGGCAATTGTCCTGCTCGATGTACGGCTGCCCGATGCCAACGGCTTGGATCTCTTGACGAAACAACTCCATCCGGAACTGGGCGACCACCGCGTGATCATGATGTCCGGGTATGGCACCAGGGAGGATGCCGAAAAGGCTGTGCTGCAGGGGGCGCACGACTTCCTGATCAAGCCGATTCCGTTGTCCCGCCTCGGGGTCATGATCCGGAACTGCTTGCGGCTGAACCAATTGGCTCAGGAAGTCACAGATCTCTCCGGCGGAGCCGCTCGACCGGCTCCGCTGCGAGAGCTGGTCGGCACGAGCCCTAAGATGCTGGCTTTGGTCGAACGGATCAAGCAGGTGGCGCCCTTCGACGTGCCGGTGTTGATCCTGGGCGAGAGCGGGACCGGCAAGGAGTTGGTGGCCCGAGCGATTCATACCCTGAGCCCTCGATGCAAAGGACCCTACGTGGCCGTGGATTGCGGCGCGCTTCCGGACACGCTGGTGGAGGCGGAGGTCTTCGGATACGAGCGGGGCGCGTTTTCCGGTGCCGACCAAGCCAAACCCGGCAAGATCGAGCAGGCGCAGGGCGGCACGCTGTTGCTCGACGAGATCGGCAATATTCCTCCGGTCATCCAGCCGAAACTGCTCCGGGTGCTCCAGTCCAGGGCCGTGGATCGCCTGGGAGGGCGCAAGCCGGTTCCGGTGGATGTGCGGATCATCTCCGCGACGAACGCCGACATCGAGCGCATGATCGCCCAGGATCGCTTCCGGCGCGATTTGTACTACCGGCTCAACACGGTGACGCTCATGGTGCCGCCTCTGCGAGATCGGCCGTGCGACATTCCGCTCCTTGCTCACTATACGTTGATGGCTGCGTCCCGCGTCTATCGCAAGCCCATACGAGGCATCAGTTCTGAAGCCATGACATTACTGGAGGGCTATGCCTGGCCGGGCAACGTACGGGAACTGGAGAATTGTATGAAGTCGGCGGTGATCCTGGCCGATCAGATCGTGAGGCCTGAACACCTCTCTGATCAGATCCGGAAGCCGGGCATCCGGGCGGAGGGCCTGTCGGAACGGAGGGAGGGCCTCAACCTCAGCCAGATCCGACGTCAGGCTGCCGATGAAGCCGAACGGACCGCCATCGTCAAGGTGCTCGAAGAGACCGGCGGAAACAAGGCCGAGGCGGCGCGCCGCTTCGGCGTGGATTACAAGACCCTGTTCGTGAAAATTCGCGCATACGCTATCCCGCCTTCTAAAAAGTCTTCATAA